One Triticum dicoccoides isolate Atlit2015 ecotype Zavitan chromosome 4B, WEW_v2.0, whole genome shotgun sequence genomic window carries:
- the LOC119292007 gene encoding uncharacterized protein LOC119292007 isoform X1: protein MPRARLGYRAAAQHRHQPPGMPRTGLLAREGEGATAQEAKVLRLFASADAVKEDVGSIMNDFPLSGGNAAKGRSVLQLKTMAERFMSKGMIQEVLKRFKGSSP, encoded by the exons ATGCCGCGTGCTCGGCTGGGATATCGAGCGGCTGCCCAGCATCGTCATCAACCCCCGGGcatgcctcggacaggcctcctggCCAGGGAGGGCGAGGGCGCCACCGCTCAGGAGGCAAAGGTTCTCAGGCTATTTGCTTCTGCAG ATGCAGTGAAG GAGGATGTTGGTAGTATAATGAATGACTTCCCCTTGAGTGGTGGGAATGCAGCAAAG GGAAGATCGGTCCTCCAACTAAAGACAATGGCGGAGAGGTTCATGAGCAAGGGCATGATACAAGAAGTGTTGAAAAG GTTCAAGGGATCTTCTCCATAA